In Carya illinoinensis cultivar Pawnee chromosome 9, C.illinoinensisPawnee_v1, whole genome shotgun sequence, the following are encoded in one genomic region:
- the LOC122277790 gene encoding probable anion transporter 3, chloroplastic, which yields MCAYVAPFSLSHQPRNRKLFLILQLFLSLIPLLKTPKFFPTKHLPFCTEVVSEQASPMAAPTYSTCPSCFLSSKSSFVGFKRTNFGFESGLRGKPVKWECLSLRYGGNTGGGVLERLQQWKEQKKRWEVRCTAEGIERGMLIGRRGREESKVSVPERFKVVALMACVMCLCNADRVVMSVAIVPLAAKHGWSNSFLGIVQSSFLWGYIFSSLVGGALIDRYGGKRVIAAGVILWSLATLLTPWAANHSTVCLLAVRAFFGLAEGVALPSMNTLLSRWFPNHERATAVGLSMAGFHLGNVAGLLLTPIMLSSIGITGPFILFSSLGLLWLTMWTNGVTNDPRENYFISKSELRLIQAGKADSPVNDGKLPPISLLLSKLPTWAIILANVTNNWGYFVLLSWMPVYFKTVFNVNLKQAAWFSAVPWGTMAISGYIAGATSDYLIKAGFSLTLVRKIMQSIGFIGPGVSLLCLNYANTPVSAAVLITVALSLSSFSQAGFLLNMQDIAPQYAGFLHGISNSAGTLAAIISTIGTGYFVQWLGSFQAFLTLTAMLYFLTAIFWNLFATGERVF from the exons ATGTGCGCCTATGTGGcacctttctctctttctcaccaACCCCGGAACcgaaaattgtttttaattttgcaaCTATTTTTAAGTTTAATCCCACTTCTCAAGACTCCAAAATTCTTCCCCACCAAACATCTCCCGTTCTGTACTG agGTAGTGAGCGAGCAAGCTTCTCCCATGGCAGCTCCAACATATTCCACATGCCCTTCGTGTTTTTTGAGCTCCAAGTCCAGTTTTGTCGGCTTTAAAAGGACCAATTTCGGGTTTGAGTCTGGACTCCGCGGAAAGCCGGTAAAATGGGAGTGTTTGTCACTGAGGTATGGAGGAAACACTGGAGGAGGAGTACTAGAGCGATTGCAGCAGTGGAAGGAGCAGAAAAAGAGATGGGAGGTGAGGTGTACGGCGGAGGGTATAGAGAGGGGGATGCTGATAGGAAGGAGAGGAAGGGAAGAATCGAAGGTGAGCGTGCCGGAGAGGTTCAAGGTGGTGGCGTTAATGGCGTGCGTCATGTGCCTCTGCAACGCTGATCGAGTCGTCATGTCTGTCGCCATCGTCCCCCTAGCTGCCAAACATGGGTGGTCCAATTCTTTCTTAGGCATTGTTCAG TCATCATTTCTTTGGGGATACATATTTTCGTCGTTGGTCGGAGGAGCATTGATAGACAGGTATGGAGGGAAGAGAGTGATCGCAGCTGGTGTGATTTTGTGGTCTTTGGCCACCCTCCTCACCCCTTGGGCTGCCAATCACTCCACAGTCTGTCTCTTGGCTGTCCGTGCATTCTTTGGATTGGCTGAAGGTGTAGCTCTACCCTCCATGAACACCCTTTTGTCAAG GTGGTTTCCAAACCATGAACGAGCTACTGCAGTGGGTCTCTCCATGGCTGGATTTCATCTTGGCAATGTCGCTGGTTTACTGCTGACTCCAATTATGTTGTCATCAATCGGAATTACTGGTCCTTTCATTCTCTTCTCATCTCTAGGGCTACTCTGGTTGACCATGTGGACAAATGGAGTTACAAATGATCCCAgagaaaactattttattagcAAATCGGAGCTACGACTAATCCAAGCTGGGAAAGCCGACTCTCCAGTGAATGATGGAAAGCTCCCACCCATAAGCCTCTTATTATCAAAATTACCAACATGGGCTATCATACTTGCTAATGTGACTAACAATTGG GGATACTTCGTTCTTCTCTCATGGATGCCTGTTTATTTCAAGACT GTatttaatgtgaacttgaagCAAGCAGCATGGTTTAGTGCTGTTCCATGGGGCACAATGGCGATTTCTGGCTATATTGCAGGCGCAACATCAGATTACTTAATCAAGGCTGGCTTCTCTTTGACCTTAGTCCGAAAGATAATGCAG TCCATCGGTTTCATCGGGCCTGGGGTGTCATTGCTCTGCTTGAATTATGCCAATACACCTGTAAGCGCAGCGGTACTGATCACAGTAGCCTTGAGCTTGAGTTCCTTCAGCCAAGCTGGCTTTCTCCTCAACATGCAA GATATAGCTCCTCAATATGCAGGATTTCTGCATG GGATATCAAACTCGGCTGGAACATTGGCGGCGATAATCAGCACAATCGGAACGGGTTATTTCGTACAATGGTTGGGATCTTTCCAAGCATTCTTGACTCTCACCGCCATGCTCTATTTCCTGACAGCCATATTTTGGAATCTGTTTGCTACCGGAGAACGAGTCTtctaa
- the LOC122275196 gene encoding uncharacterized protein LOC122275196 yields the protein MNFRNLDEFWAFYVNQHSKPSTRRWHFASTLIGIFFLLCSVVFSWWLLFFVPFFGYGLAWYSHFFIEGNIPTTFGHPVWSLVCDLKMFGLMLIGKMDKEIKRLGKRPVLQPF from the coding sequence ATGAATTTTAGGAACTTAGACGAGTTCTGGGCCTTCTATGTAAATCAGCACTCAAAACCATCCACGAGGCGTTGGCATTTTGCGAGCACCCTTATTGGTATATTCTTCTTGCTTTGCTCAGTGGTCTTTAGCTGGTGGCTCTTGTTCTTTGTTCCATTCTTCGGGTATGGATTGGCGTGGTACAGTCATTTCTTCATCGAAGGGAATATCCCGACAACGTTCGGGCATCCAGTTTGGTCCCTAGTATGTGATTTGAAGATGTTTGGATTGATGCTTATTGGGAAAATGGATAAGGAGATCAAGAGGCTTGGGAAGAGGCCTGTGTTGCAGCCTTTTTGA